From the Saccharomycodes ludwigii strain NBRC 1722 chromosome I, whole genome shotgun sequence genome, one window contains:
- the RPL36A gene encoding 60S ribosomal protein eL36 (similar to Saccharomyces cerevisiae YMR194W | RPL36A | Ribosomal Protein of the Large subunit (paralog of YPL249C-A | RPL36B)) — protein sequence MAAKSGIASGLNKGKNVKKMTPAPKISYRKGALSQRTKFVRSLVKEVVGLAPYERRLIDLIRNSGEKRARKVAKKRLGSFGRAKAKVEEMNAVIVASRRH from the exons ATGGCTGCTAAATCTG GTATTGCTTCTGGTTTGAACAAGGGTAAGAACGTCAAAAAAATGACTCCAGCTCCAAAGATTTCTTACAGAAAGGGTGCTTTATCCCAAAGAACCAAGTTTGTTCGTTCTTTAGTTAAGGAAGTTGTTGGTTTGGCTCCATATGAAAGAAGATTGATTGATTTAATCAGAAACTCTGGTGAAAAGAGAGCTAGAAAGGTTGCTAAGAAGAGATTAGGTTCTTTCGGTAGAGCTAAGGCTAAGGTTGAAGAAATGAACGCCGTTATTGTTGCTTCTCGTCGTCATTAa